One window of the Microtus ochrogaster isolate Prairie Vole_2 chromosome 10, MicOch1.0, whole genome shotgun sequence genome contains the following:
- the LOC101995851 gene encoding arylacetamide deacetylase-like 4: MTVLWLLLLAGLPTFFLGVFVWVVIQNFPTSEFPTTLKHPAKLWFMHCVVQYLISLGKILENLRICALPRFLQCVQSLLPLKKDPNVLVIDMHFGAVPVRLLKPKELSPKLRRGIIFYHGGAGIFGSLDCYHGLCSFLASETDSAVLVVGYRKLPSYHHPVLFNDCLSATIYFLKNLESFGVDPSRVVLCGESIGGSAVATVIQVLTSIPSLPQIRAQVLIYPLVNFVNFQLPSHQQSKNVPFLTRDMLFMCLCKYLAIDLSWKDAILAGSIIPLDKWKKYKKWLSRDNIPRRFWSQDIQLESFGPFDEAAYLETQHVWSVEISPVLADDKIISQFPQTLLVSCENDILRDDALLYKKRLEDQGVPVNWYHVEDGFHGCTILFDKKCLSFPCSMKVVNAVIGYIKGI; the protein is encoded by the exons ATGACtgtgctgtggctgctgctgctagCAGGGCTGCCCACATTTTTCCTGGGAGTCTTTGTATGGGTTGTTATTCAGAACTTTCCGACTTCAGAATTTCCGACCACCCTGAAGCATCCGGCCAAGCTATGGTTTATGCACTGTGTTGTGCAGTACCTCATATCTTTG GGGAAAATACTAGAGAACCTGAGAATCTGTGCCTTGCCCAGGTTTTTACAATGTGTCCAAAGTTTATTGCCACTGAAGAAGGATCCGAACGTATTGGTGATTGACATGCATTTTGGAGCAGTCCCTGTGAGGCTCCTCAAGCCCAAGGAATTGTCTCCCAAACTCCGGCGAGGCATCATCTTCTATCATGGAGGAGCTGGAATATTTGGAAGCCTGG ACTGTTACCATGGCCTTTGCAGTTTCCTGGCCAGTGAGACAGACTCCGCGGTGCTGGTGGTGGG GTACCGCAAGCTTCCTAGCTACCATCATCCTGTCCTTTTTAATGATTGCCTGAGTGCCACCATCTACTTCCTGAAGAACCTGGAATCCTTTGGGGTGGACCCATCCCGGGTAGTTCTCTGTGGAGAGAGTATTGGAGGTTCAGCTGTGGCCACTGTCATACAGGTCTTAACCAGCATTCCCAGTCTACCCCAGATCCGGGCTCAAGTCCTGATTTATCCACTAGTAAATTTTGTCAATTTTCAGTTACCATCACATCAACAGAGCAAAAATGTGCCATTCCTTACCAGAGACATgctgtttatgtgtctgtgtaaataCCTGGCCATAGATCTCTCTTGGAAAGATGCCATTTTGGCAGGTTCTATTATACCTCTGGATAAATGGAAGAAATACAAGAAATGGCTTAGCCGTGACAACATCCCCAGAAGGTTCTGGAGCCAAGACATACAACTGGAGTCTTTTGGACCTTTTGATGAGGCTGCCTACCTAGAAACCCAACATGTTTGGAGTGTAGAAATTTCACCTGTCCTAGCAGATGACAAGATCATTTCTCAGTTTCCTCAGACGTTGCTGGTGAGCTGTGAGAATGACATCCTCCGGGATGATGCCTTGCTCTACAAGAAGCGCTTGGAAGACCAGGGGGTCCCCGTGAACTGGTACCATGTGGAAGATGGCTTTCACGGATGCACGATTTTATTTGATAAGAagtgtctttctttcccttgctctATGAAAGTTGTAAATGCTGTTATTGGTTACATAAAGGGTATCTGA